Proteins from a genomic interval of Granulicella sp. L56:
- a CDS encoding arginine--tRNA ligase, producing the protein MYRTIQQSLLSRLQAILLAKYDTTIATLVVEQPPNIALGELALPVAFELAKRLRKAPRVIATELAAELTAVLPELEGVASVEVAGAGYLNLRLNRAAVAREIAKDKHADVGGPGFRLVEHTSINPNKAAHIGHLRNAILGDTFQRLLRPDSYKRGYEVGVQNYIDNTGVQVADVVVGLVHLEGKTLESTRELLADLRARGERIDFYCWELYARVSQWYTADPAEAAARKQLRLDTLHALETGGNDTAEIADLISTAVLHRHLETMERLSIEYDFLPRESEILHLHFWDAARELMIAKGVLYEETEGKNKGCMVMRRAGSEVAAGTTDEDAKVIVRSNGTVTYVGKDIAYHLWKFGLLPGKDFGYVKFHEYPTHTCWISTDGVSDPSHPVFGKADAIYNVIDSRQNDPQNNVVQALLGMGFTDAAERYTHFSYEMVALTPRCAIELGYTISEEDKAKAYIEVSGRKGFGVKADDLLDQLIAAAQAEVDTRHPDLGDEARRTIATQIGVGALRYFMLRFTRNTVIAFDFKDALSFEGETGPYVQYAIVRAANIFRKAETTAEASFAAIADLDLSSILDSEEGTSLWETWLLASKLTLMIEQCIATAEPAYLAKYAFQLAQQFNNFYHRHHVLKETDASRRTLLLATAAVAQREMTRALGYLGIEAPERM; encoded by the coding sequence ATGTATCGCACAATTCAACAGTCCCTGCTAAGCCGTCTCCAGGCCATCCTGCTTGCAAAGTACGACACGACGATTGCCACGCTGGTCGTGGAGCAGCCGCCGAACATTGCCTTGGGCGAACTCGCCCTGCCCGTCGCCTTCGAGCTGGCCAAGCGCTTGCGCAAGGCCCCTCGCGTGATCGCGACAGAGCTGGCCGCGGAGTTGACGGCTGTTCTGCCTGAGTTGGAAGGCGTGGCCAGCGTCGAAGTAGCAGGCGCCGGTTACCTCAACCTTCGATTGAACCGTGCGGCTGTGGCCAGAGAGATCGCAAAGGACAAGCACGCCGATGTCGGCGGCCCCGGCTTCCGCCTCGTCGAGCACACCAGCATCAATCCCAACAAGGCCGCCCACATCGGGCATCTGCGCAATGCGATTTTGGGCGATACCTTTCAGCGACTGCTTCGCCCGGACAGCTACAAGCGCGGCTATGAGGTCGGCGTACAAAACTACATCGACAATACCGGCGTACAGGTTGCCGATGTCGTTGTTGGCCTGGTGCATCTCGAAGGAAAGACGCTGGAGAGCACGAGGGAATTACTCGCCGACCTGCGCGCACGAGGAGAGCGCATCGATTTCTACTGCTGGGAACTCTATGCGCGCGTCTCGCAGTGGTACACCGCCGATCCGGCAGAGGCAGCTGCGCGCAAGCAACTACGCCTCGACACGCTGCACGCACTTGAGACCGGAGGCAATGATACTGCCGAGATTGCCGATCTCATCTCGACGGCAGTCCTTCATCGTCATCTGGAGACGATGGAGCGGCTCAGTATCGAGTATGACTTTCTGCCGAGAGAGAGCGAGATCCTGCACCTCCATTTCTGGGATGCGGCCCGCGAACTGATGATCGCGAAAGGCGTTCTCTACGAAGAGACCGAGGGCAAGAACAAGGGCTGCATGGTGATGCGCCGGGCTGGCTCTGAGGTTGCGGCCGGTACCACCGATGAAGATGCCAAGGTGATCGTGCGCTCGAACGGCACCGTGACCTATGTCGGCAAAGACATCGCTTACCACCTCTGGAAGTTCGGCCTGCTGCCCGGCAAGGACTTCGGTTATGTGAAGTTCCATGAGTATCCGACACACACCTGCTGGATCTCGACCGACGGCGTGAGCGATCCCAGCCATCCCGTCTTCGGCAAAGCGGACGCCATCTACAACGTCATCGATTCGCGGCAGAACGATCCGCAGAACAACGTCGTTCAGGCTCTGCTCGGCATGGGCTTCACCGACGCTGCCGAGCGTTACACCCACTTCAGCTACGAGATGGTTGCGCTGACTCCGCGCTGCGCCATCGAACTCGGCTACACCATCAGTGAAGAAGACAAGGCCAAAGCGTATATCGAAGTCAGCGGACGCAAAGGTTTCGGCGTCAAGGCCGACGATCTTCTCGACCAACTGATCGCCGCTGCTCAGGCCGAGGTCGATACGCGCCATCCTGATCTTGGCGATGAAGCGCGCCGAACGATTGCTACGCAGATCGGCGTAGGTGCATTGCGCTACTTCATGCTGCGGTTCACGCGCAATACGGTGATTGCCTTCGACTTCAAAGATGCGCTGAGCTTCGAAGGCGAGACCGGGCCGTATGTTCAGTACGCCATCGTGCGTGCCGCCAACATCTTTCGCAAGGCGGAGACGACGGCAGAGGCATCGTTTGCAGCCATCGCCGATCTCGACCTTAGCTCCATCCTCGACAGCGAAGAAGGAACGAGCCTGTGGGAGACGTGGCTGCTGGCCTCGAAGCTGACATTGATGATCGAGCAGTGCATCGCTACGGCGGAGCCGGCCTATCTGGCCAAGTATGCGTTCCAGTTGGCGCAACAATTCAACAACTTCTACCATCGCCACCATGTGCTGAAGGAGACGGACGCTTCACGCAGAACGCTTTTGCTGGCCACCGCCGCCGTAGCGCAGCGCGAGATGACGAGAGCCCTCGGGTATCTCGGCATCGAAGCACCCGAACGGATGTAA
- a CDS encoding lysylphosphatidylglycerol synthase transmembrane domain-containing protein: protein MTTQRGGRNLIKVIPGLLVSAFFLWYTFKGISFSQIRAVRMVQPAWILGVLGFTLVGYTLRCVRWTQMMRFTGARFTVCARVLMTSLAANNILPLRIGDVMRIFTYAPDLGASPSVILSTVILEKLLDVFVVGLIFIATMGRDLPAKIRHGADIAVLISVVGLLIFMLVAAHLEAPLRRIFAKLPSNKLVQKLEHWLLLAVDTLRQQGIGGNLLLLLQSCIIWFCEGMIFLSAIHLVGLSTDVLGPWEAVSFANLSYMLPSSPGAIGTFEWAVKSALTSHGAPQAQAAVFGLAIHAWMLVSITGAGGLIFLLHRFKIHNHKPLLNEIEDLPTELP from the coding sequence ATGACTACGCAGCGCGGTGGGCGCAATCTTATAAAAGTTATCCCTGGCCTGCTCGTCAGCGCCTTTTTTCTCTGGTACACCTTCAAAGGAATTTCGTTCTCGCAGATTCGCGCGGTGCGCATGGTGCAGCCTGCCTGGATTCTGGGGGTGCTGGGCTTTACGCTGGTGGGTTACACGCTTCGTTGCGTGCGCTGGACACAGATGATGCGCTTTACTGGCGCGCGCTTCACCGTCTGCGCCCGCGTCCTGATGACTTCGCTCGCCGCCAATAACATTCTTCCGCTGCGTATCGGCGATGTCATGCGCATCTTCACCTATGCCCCTGACCTTGGGGCCTCTCCGTCGGTCATCCTCAGCACCGTCATTCTTGAAAAGCTCCTCGATGTCTTTGTTGTCGGCCTCATCTTCATTGCAACCATGGGGCGCGATCTCCCGGCTAAGATTCGCCACGGTGCTGACATCGCAGTCCTCATCTCCGTCGTCGGCCTTCTCATCTTTATGCTCGTAGCCGCGCACCTTGAGGCGCCGCTGCGCCGCATCTTCGCAAAACTTCCATCGAACAAACTCGTCCAGAAGCTCGAACACTGGCTTCTCCTTGCGGTCGATACGCTCCGCCAGCAGGGAATTGGCGGCAATCTTTTGCTGTTGCTGCAAAGCTGCATCATCTGGTTCTGCGAAGGGATGATCTTCCTCTCCGCCATCCATCTCGTCGGCCTCAGTACCGATGTCCTCGGCCCGTGGGAGGCAGTCTCCTTCGCCAATCTCTCCTACATGCTGCCCAGCTCGCCCGGCGCCATCGGTACGTTTGAGTGGGCCGTGAAATCAGCACTCACCAGCCACGGAGCTCCGCAGGCCCAGGCCGCCGTCTTTGGCCTTGCCATCCACGCCTGGATGCTCGTCTCCATCACCGGAGCGGGCGGGCTGATCTTCCTCCTCCATCGCTTCAAGATTCACAACCACAAGCCCTTGCTGAATGAGATCGAAGATCTCCCAACCGAGCTGCCCTAA
- a CDS encoding cellulose synthase operon protein YhjQ/BcsQ encodes MMDSRDKDFNEALPATKTPEDSSALYSWANLHGVKHRDFSALHRESRNPVRHRANGQEEEESVALPTAAKIVNAALPDVPLSRPSRETDNVLRADGVERRKGVRKAETAAAAENIARQKTPEVPDPAQRQAARDAEFDLRRRQAAVPQTPLRRTEDTTNIRKIYLEPGYVASSSAQPVLDDELAGTISGLGSPYDVYSEEDLGHEITSSDTSSEALPISSSAVETADSSGPAWLYAPPTLQIPARPLGAASNSPPASVAETLQHSRERVASRWFALKGVFEQTEDPAEAASPRQKETRTPVLAVYSLAGGVGKTSLVATVGRSLSAMGEKVLLTDTTSHGLLPFYFGTNELQQDTVRTFSPPSGSTDAPIYLVSHEMEEKGREERAQELFIEEVVANSQGMHRILLDLSATSNWVIRQMARMNLTVLIPVAPDMNSVISLGFVEKFFSGLIDSNARPLQPFYVLNQFDPSLPLHLDVREVLRRKLGDRLLPFVIHRAPAVSEALAEGMTVVDYAPDTPIAEDYINIATWLRTIAAPAAAGFRNVRWTER; translated from the coding sequence ATGATGGATTCTCGGGACAAAGATTTTAACGAAGCTCTGCCGGCGACGAAGACGCCTGAAGATTCCTCAGCGCTGTACTCCTGGGCAAATCTTCATGGAGTCAAGCACCGCGACTTCTCCGCCTTGCACCGCGAATCTCGAAACCCGGTTCGGCATCGCGCCAACGGACAAGAAGAGGAGGAGTCCGTGGCGTTGCCCACCGCTGCGAAGATCGTAAACGCTGCGCTACCGGACGTTCCTCTCTCTCGTCCCTCTCGCGAGACCGACAACGTGTTGCGCGCCGATGGGGTTGAGCGTCGCAAAGGCGTTCGCAAAGCAGAGACAGCCGCAGCGGCGGAAAATATTGCCAGGCAGAAGACGCCCGAGGTTCCTGATCCTGCGCAAAGGCAGGCGGCTCGGGATGCGGAATTCGATCTGCGCCGCCGACAGGCTGCTGTTCCACAAACGCCTCTTCGCCGTACTGAAGATACAACAAATATTCGTAAGATCTATCTCGAACCCGGGTATGTGGCTTCATCGTCCGCGCAGCCCGTTCTTGACGATGAGTTGGCAGGGACAATCTCTGGATTAGGCTCTCCCTACGACGTTTATTCAGAAGAAGATCTCGGCCACGAAATAACATCTTCGGACACGTCATCGGAGGCGTTGCCGATCTCTTCGTCCGCAGTCGAAACTGCCGACTCCTCAGGCCCGGCGTGGCTGTATGCGCCGCCTACCTTGCAGATTCCTGCCAGGCCGCTCGGCGCTGCGTCCAACTCTCCTCCGGCTTCCGTCGCCGAAACGCTGCAGCACTCCCGCGAGCGTGTGGCCTCGCGCTGGTTCGCCCTTAAGGGTGTCTTTGAGCAAACCGAAGATCCGGCAGAGGCCGCATCGCCGCGACAGAAGGAGACACGCACGCCAGTGCTTGCCGTCTACTCTCTCGCGGGCGGAGTCGGCAAGACGAGCCTGGTGGCCACGGTGGGCCGTTCTCTGTCCGCCATGGGCGAAAAGGTGTTGCTCACCGACACCACATCGCATGGGCTTCTTCCGTTCTACTTTGGCACCAATGAGCTTCAACAGGACACGGTCCGCACCTTCTCTCCTCCCAGTGGAAGCACCGACGCTCCGATATACCTCGTCAGTCACGAGATGGAGGAAAAGGGAAGAGAGGAAAGAGCCCAGGAACTCTTCATCGAAGAAGTTGTCGCGAACAGCCAGGGCATGCATCGTATTCTGCTCGACCTGTCGGCGACCTCAAACTGGGTGATTCGCCAGATGGCGCGCATGAATTTGACCGTGCTCATCCCCGTCGCGCCGGACATGAATTCAGTCATCAGCCTGGGCTTTGTCGAAAAGTTTTTTAGCGGCCTTATCGATAGCAATGCACGTCCGCTGCAGCCTTTTTATGTGTTGAATCAGTTCGATCCTTCACTGCCATTGCATCTCGATGTTCGAGAAGTGCTGCGCAGAAAACTAGGAGACCGCCTGCTGCCCTTTGTTATTCATCGCGCTCCTGCGGTCAGCGAAGCGCTTGCCGAGGGCATGACCGTGGTCGACTATGCTCCCGATACACCGATTGCCGAGGACTATATCAACATAGCCACCTGGCTTCGCACGATTGCTGCACCTGCTGCGGCCGGCTTCCGTAATGTTCGCTGGACTGAACGCTGA
- a CDS encoding glycosyl hydrolase family 79 C-terminal domain-containing protein, with amino-acid sequence MIRKIDTSRRAFLSGTALSCGQVFATKAFGAFRNASDLPSHPIRIAIDATRTMGAIPASFTGLGFEISSVATDNLLSSANHTYVQLVRSLGKRGVIRIGGNTSDYSAFEPQGKLLSTPKGTVINQDSLRQLGSFLDATGWQLIWGLNLGGGTQQNAIDEARAVVKIAKDKLLAFEIGNEPDLFKHEGHRPHGYSYESYLEEYRRFKSAIRAALPGVPLAGPDAALENDWVQRFAKDEGKDLKLLTHHYYRGGAGNPASTLDQLLQRDPKLISLLQSLNDISEQAHLPFRICETNSFSGGGKPGVSNTFGSALWMLDYMLTVAWGGGSGVNIETGVNQLDFISSYSPIDDDGKGNYSAAPDYYGMLAFAHAARGERLALDYDPGPINLTVYATAHDQHRIGMTIINKDASRDAEIEFTSRQHLSRANAMRLAGPSLESRQGVTFAGSTVSTDGTWRLTKVESVRLHENSAKIHVPAASAVVVIADKV; translated from the coding sequence ATGATCAGAAAAATAGATACGAGCCGTAGAGCATTTCTCTCAGGAACGGCGCTGTCGTGTGGCCAGGTCTTTGCGACAAAGGCATTTGGCGCCTTCAGAAATGCGAGCGACCTGCCTTCCCATCCCATTCGCATTGCGATCGATGCGACTCGCACCATGGGAGCGATCCCGGCGAGTTTTACCGGCCTCGGCTTCGAGATCTCTTCCGTTGCGACGGATAACCTGTTGTCTTCGGCCAATCACACCTATGTACAGCTTGTCCGCAGCCTCGGAAAGCGGGGCGTGATTCGCATCGGAGGGAACACGTCGGACTACTCTGCCTTTGAACCACAAGGCAAGCTGCTCTCGACTCCCAAGGGAACCGTCATCAACCAGGACAGCCTCCGGCAGTTGGGAAGTTTTCTGGACGCTACTGGCTGGCAGCTCATCTGGGGGCTTAATCTCGGAGGCGGCACGCAGCAGAACGCGATTGACGAAGCCAGAGCAGTCGTGAAAATAGCGAAAGACAAACTTCTCGCCTTTGAGATAGGCAACGAGCCCGACCTCTTCAAGCATGAGGGACACAGGCCGCATGGCTACAGCTACGAAAGCTATCTCGAAGAGTACCGGCGCTTCAAATCTGCCATCCGTGCCGCGTTGCCCGGAGTTCCACTCGCCGGTCCCGATGCCGCACTGGAGAACGACTGGGTACAGCGCTTCGCCAAAGACGAAGGCAAAGATCTCAAGCTGCTGACGCACCATTACTATCGCGGCGGCGCAGGCAATCCTGCCAGCACTCTCGATCAGCTCCTGCAGCGCGATCCTAAGCTAATCTCGCTGCTTCAATCGTTGAACGATATTTCAGAGCAAGCGCATCTTCCATTCCGCATCTGCGAGACAAATTCTTTCTCCGGCGGCGGCAAGCCCGGTGTCAGCAATACCTTCGGCTCCGCGCTCTGGATGTTGGACTACATGCTGACCGTGGCATGGGGCGGGGGCAGCGGAGTCAATATAGAGACGGGCGTAAACCAGTTGGATTTCATCAGCTCCTATTCGCCAATTGACGACGATGGCAAGGGAAATTATTCAGCCGCTCCCGACTACTATGGAATGCTTGCCTTCGCGCACGCCGCCAGGGGGGAGAGACTTGCCCTCGACTACGATCCCGGCCCGATCAACCTGACCGTCTATGCAACCGCGCACGACCAGCATCGCATTGGGATGACCATCATTAATAAAGATGCCTCTCGCGACGCCGAAATAGAGTTCACCTCCAGGCAGCATCTCTCGCGAGCAAACGCTATGCGTCTCGCCGGGCCATCGCTTGAAAGCCGACAGGGAGTCACCTTTGCTGGCTCAACCGTCTCCACTGACGGAACTTGGCGCCTAACTAAGGTCGAATCTGTCCGCCTGCACGAAAATTCAGCCAAAATCCACGTTCCCGCAGCAAGCGCGGTAGTCGTGATCGCAGACAAGGTTTGA
- a CDS encoding gluconate 2-dehydrogenase subunit 3 family protein gives MVAVSATAKTALGQQAAAPVAPSIQPAVPKAPGPVPWMRGLMEVKPLPITPLVPDAVAQTNANFFSQQQLSTLRRLSEILLPPLKGYPGAADAGAPEFLDFLIGVSPADRQQMYQSGLDRLDAEAKQHFGVPFTEVKKSQADQLLQPWMKTWMNDHPPTEPYAHFINVAHSDIRTATINSQAWSKAANATGQRNEGMGLYWHPIDPDIHRKGSGATSDPVANKEHC, from the coding sequence TTGGTAGCGGTATCGGCAACAGCCAAGACGGCGTTGGGACAACAGGCGGCAGCTCCCGTAGCTCCTTCCATACAGCCCGCGGTGCCGAAAGCCCCCGGCCCTGTGCCGTGGATGCGCGGACTGATGGAGGTAAAGCCTCTCCCGATAACGCCTCTTGTTCCCGATGCGGTGGCGCAGACGAATGCCAACTTCTTTAGTCAGCAGCAATTGTCGACGCTGCGTCGATTGAGCGAAATCCTGTTGCCTCCGCTCAAAGGCTATCCCGGAGCCGCTGACGCAGGCGCACCGGAGTTCCTCGATTTCCTGATTGGCGTTTCTCCGGCGGACCGTCAGCAGATGTATCAATCCGGTTTGGATCGGCTGGACGCCGAGGCGAAGCAGCACTTCGGCGTGCCGTTTACCGAAGTGAAAAAGTCCCAGGCAGACCAACTGCTTCAGCCCTGGATGAAGACGTGGATGAACGACCATCCTCCAACCGAGCCATACGCTCATTTCATCAATGTGGCCCATAGCGACATCCGCACGGCAACCATTAACTCGCAGGCCTGGAGCAAAGCGGCGAACGCGACCGGTCAACGAAACGAAGGCATGGGGCTTTATTGGCATCCGATCGATCCCGACATCCACAGAAAAGGTTCTGGAGCGACGAGCGATCCTGTTGCCAACAAAGAACATTGCTAG
- a CDS encoding GMC oxidoreductase has translation MAEEIVDVLIIGSGHSGGMAAKILTEKGISCLMLNAGPVADAHKDTEPKPAYALPYRGFSQPGRLQHVFQSNEFNANTWVDEQEVPYTYDAQHPYNWVRVRLFGGRSLFWSRQSFRLSDYEFKGKSHDGYGDDWPISLADVAPYYSRVETIFRVQGRAYGIPQYPDGNFVPDNSPWTGCMQRFVNAGKQKGVQVCKARSSLGVDGLASSVNLLLPDAFATGKLRAIPNVVVRELRVDKNTGLINEVHFVDRLSRREMSVKARVVVLAAGTLESTRLLLNSKLANSSGVMGHYLIDQIYGAGITCSVPEARDGKSTRELMGGSALIPRFRNINTKEKSFIRGYALNVYSSMGAMDPRNFAAYGEDLQKKLDSYSGSGFGAGIMGEVLARHENHVSIDKNVVDAWDIPALHIETKYGDNEFNMARDAVDTSIALAEAAGFEVLSKNYDPNPPGYSIHELGTCRMGDDPKTSVLNKWSQSHDIKNLVVVDGASFVSSGWQNPTMTIVALAMRASEHLAEQMRQGNV, from the coding sequence ATGGCTGAAGAAATAGTTGACGTACTCATCATTGGATCGGGCCACTCCGGCGGAATGGCCGCAAAAATTCTGACAGAAAAGGGCATTTCGTGCCTGATGCTTAACGCGGGGCCGGTGGCCGATGCCCATAAGGATACGGAGCCGAAGCCTGCCTACGCTTTGCCTTATCGCGGATTCAGCCAGCCGGGCCGGCTGCAGCATGTCTTTCAATCGAACGAGTTCAATGCGAACACCTGGGTAGACGAGCAGGAGGTTCCCTACACCTATGATGCACAGCATCCTTATAACTGGGTGCGCGTGCGGTTGTTCGGGGGACGCTCGCTTTTCTGGTCGCGGCAATCGTTCCGGCTCAGCGACTATGAGTTCAAGGGAAAATCACATGACGGCTATGGCGATGACTGGCCGATCAGCCTGGCCGATGTAGCTCCCTATTACTCGCGGGTCGAGACTATCTTTCGCGTGCAGGGCCGCGCCTACGGCATACCGCAATATCCGGATGGAAATTTCGTTCCCGATAATTCGCCCTGGACTGGCTGCATGCAACGGTTTGTCAATGCGGGAAAGCAGAAGGGTGTTCAAGTCTGCAAGGCGCGCAGCTCCCTGGGAGTGGACGGGCTGGCTAGTTCCGTCAACCTGCTGCTGCCCGATGCATTTGCTACCGGCAAGCTGCGAGCGATACCGAATGTCGTGGTTCGCGAGCTGCGCGTGGACAAGAATACCGGCCTCATTAACGAAGTTCACTTTGTCGATCGCCTTTCGCGGCGGGAGATGTCGGTCAAGGCGAGGGTCGTCGTATTGGCAGCGGGAACGCTGGAGAGCACACGCTTGCTCCTGAACTCGAAGCTCGCAAATTCCAGCGGGGTGATGGGCCACTATCTAATCGATCAGATCTATGGAGCTGGCATCACCTGTTCGGTACCCGAGGCACGCGACGGTAAATCGACGCGAGAGCTTATGGGCGGCAGCGCCCTGATCCCTCGCTTCCGCAACATCAATACCAAGGAAAAGAGCTTTATCCGCGGCTATGCCTTGAATGTCTATAGCAGCATGGGGGCCATGGATCCGCGAAACTTTGCCGCCTATGGGGAAGACCTGCAAAAGAAGCTTGATAGCTATAGCGGCAGCGGATTCGGCGCCGGAATTATGGGAGAGGTGCTGGCACGCCATGAAAACCATGTGAGCATCGACAAGAATGTCGTCGATGCATGGGACATTCCGGCCCTCCATATCGAGACGAAGTACGGGGACAACGAGTTCAACATGGCACGCGATGCAGTCGATACCAGCATTGCCTTGGCCGAGGCCGCTGGCTTCGAAGTCCTCTCCAAAAACTACGATCCCAATCCTCCCGGCTACAGCATCCACGAATTAGGCACCTGCCGCATGGGCGATGACCCGAAGACCAGCGTGCTGAATAAATGGAGCCAGAGCCACGATATTAAAAATCTTGTCGTTGTCGATGGCGCCAGTTTTGTCAGCTCAGGATGGCAGAATCCAACCATGACGATTGTGGCGCTTGCGATGCGAGCTTCCGAGCATTTGGCCGAACAGATGCGTCAGGGAAATGTTTAA
- a CDS encoding sugar phosphate isomerase/epimerase produces the protein MKHSRREFIKTSSAALIGGSALLHGSELYAQTLRLPLGLQLYSVREQLPTDYAGTLKQIAALGYREVEAAGYFNHSVAEVKQALHDSGLNLVSSHHPSGDLHKQFDEILAFNKELGVKYIICSSPTPKDPSRSKGNELTLDDWRWNADEFNKFGEKVTAAGLKFGYHNHIAEFHKIDGVVPFDVLVSRTDPSKVTMEMDCGWVIVGGGDPIACLRKYPTRISMLHVKDFKKSAVPFSNTNRPVIAELGQGSIDYRPILQAAAKTGHVKHCFVEQEGFDMPPMESLKVDANYMRKLGLS, from the coding sequence TTGAAGCACTCACGAAGAGAGTTCATCAAAACCAGCTCGGCTGCACTGATCGGCGGTTCTGCACTGCTTCACGGCAGCGAGCTCTATGCGCAGACCCTGCGGTTGCCCCTTGGGCTTCAGCTTTACTCCGTACGAGAGCAACTGCCAACAGATTATGCCGGCACGCTGAAGCAGATTGCAGCGCTGGGCTATCGCGAGGTCGAAGCGGCTGGCTACTTCAACCACAGCGTTGCTGAAGTTAAACAGGCGCTGCACGATTCAGGGTTGAATCTGGTGAGTTCGCATCATCCCTCGGGCGACCTGCACAAGCAGTTCGACGAAATTCTCGCATTCAACAAGGAGTTGGGCGTCAAGTACATTATCTGCTCTTCCCCTACGCCAAAAGATCCGTCACGCAGCAAGGGCAACGAACTCACTTTGGATGACTGGCGCTGGAATGCGGATGAGTTCAATAAGTTCGGAGAAAAGGTAACCGCCGCTGGCCTCAAGTTCGGCTATCACAACCACATCGCGGAGTTTCATAAGATCGATGGAGTTGTCCCCTTCGATGTTCTGGTAAGCAGGACTGACCCATCCAAAGTTACGATGGAGATGGACTGCGGATGGGTCATCGTCGGTGGCGGCGATCCCATTGCATGCCTTCGCAAATATCCCACACGCATCTCCATGCTGCATGTGAAGGACTTCAAGAAGTCTGCGGTCCCCTTCTCCAATACAAACCGGCCGGTGATTGCAGAATTGGGCCAGGGCAGTATCGATTACCGCCCTATCCTGCAGGCAGCCGCTAAGACCGGGCACGTAAAACATTGCTTCGTAGAGCAAGAGGGATTTGACATGCCCCCCATGGAATCCCTGAAGGTCGATGCAAACTATATGCGCAAGCTGGGGCTAAGTTAG